Proteins from one Vicinamibacterales bacterium genomic window:
- the argA gene encoding amino-acid N-acetyltransferase, whose product MNPTDLRGILQYVPRYRERTFVLAVDGTIVTDENFGRILLDVAVLRSLSIRVVLVHGASAQIAELGAARAVVPSDLEGGGITDAATLELALTASTRLSHEILEGLAVTDLRAAVTNAIVAHPAGILHGIDQQFTGRVERVDAEMLQALLAQGVVPVIPPLGFDGDGRTYRVNSDAAAVAIADALKAIKVIFLTSASGLFVRGELLRQVSADDLEATFKQRRDEILPESLSKAQWAVAACRAGVERVHIVNGREEEGLLAEVFSNEGIGTLVHANEYRQIRPARKKDVQAIQALIRQGVEAGELVERTRASIEQSIGDYYIFEIDRNPVAAVALHIDAASRTGELASLYVSHAHEHQGIGRTLVQFVEARARELGLSRLFALSTQAFTYFQSKAGFVEGAPDDLPPGRREKYDRSGRRSKVLVKPLKSSATT is encoded by the coding sequence GTGAATCCAACCGACCTTCGCGGCATCCTCCAATACGTTCCGCGCTACCGCGAGCGGACGTTCGTGCTCGCCGTCGACGGCACGATCGTCACCGACGAGAACTTCGGGCGCATCCTGCTCGACGTGGCCGTGCTGCGGTCGCTGAGCATTCGCGTCGTCCTCGTGCACGGCGCCTCGGCGCAGATCGCCGAGCTCGGCGCGGCACGCGCCGTCGTGCCGAGCGACCTGGAGGGTGGGGGGATCACCGACGCCGCGACGCTCGAGCTGGCGCTGACGGCCTCGACGCGGCTCTCGCACGAGATTCTCGAAGGGCTCGCTGTCACCGACCTGCGCGCCGCGGTCACCAACGCCATCGTCGCGCATCCGGCGGGCATCCTGCACGGCATCGATCAGCAGTTCACCGGCCGCGTCGAACGGGTCGACGCCGAGATGCTGCAGGCACTCCTGGCGCAGGGCGTGGTGCCGGTGATCCCGCCGCTCGGCTTCGACGGCGACGGCCGCACCTATCGCGTCAACTCCGACGCTGCGGCCGTGGCCATCGCCGACGCGCTCAAGGCGATCAAAGTGATCTTTCTCACCAGCGCCAGCGGACTGTTCGTGCGCGGCGAACTGCTGCGCCAGGTGAGCGCCGACGATCTCGAGGCGACCTTCAAGCAGCGCCGCGACGAGATCCTGCCCGAGAGCCTGTCGAAGGCGCAGTGGGCGGTCGCCGCGTGCCGGGCCGGCGTCGAGCGTGTGCACATCGTCAACGGGCGGGAAGAAGAGGGGCTGCTGGCCGAAGTATTCTCCAACGAGGGAATCGGCACCCTGGTGCACGCCAACGAATACCGGCAGATCCGGCCGGCCCGGAAGAAGGACGTGCAGGCGATCCAGGCGCTGATCCGACAGGGCGTCGAGGCAGGCGAGCTCGTCGAGCGGACGCGCGCCAGCATCGAGCAGTCGATCGGCGACTACTACATCTTCGAGATCGACCGGAACCCGGTCGCGGCGGTCGCGCTGCACATCGATGCTGCGAGCCGGACGGGGGAACTGGCGTCGCTCTACGTGAGCCACGCCCACGAACATCAGGGGATCGGCCGTACGCTCGTGCAGTTCGTCGAGGCGCGCGCCCGGGAGCTGGGCCTGTCACGGCTGTTCGCGCTGTCGACGCAGGCCTTCACCTACTTCCAGTCGAAGGCCGGATTCGTGGAAGGCGCGCCCGACGACCTGCCGCCGGGGCGACGCGAGAAGTACGATCGGAGCGGCCGGCGATCGAAGGTCCTGGTCAAGCCGCTGAAGAGCTCGGCTACGACGTGA